A single Polyodon spathula isolate WHYD16114869_AA chromosome 6, ASM1765450v1, whole genome shotgun sequence DNA region contains:
- the LOC121316596 gene encoding adhesion G-protein coupled receptor F3-like isoform X1: MQEYVGRANSLLDSSLTKTWNESTNKASTFLQSIENFTKLAYAKNDSFLKTFKNVQLVCKPILADAITEIQSSHAAVQMNIKINSPNATISTLTFFSLNSILPQNTMENYDVNSVIQSITLVDAEPQTVEMQFQLDNETSSKYKMMICVYWDFKANDGSGGWSSEGCRWDRHNSNSTTSSCVCDHLTSFSVLMSKYPISLPWLEEIGYVGVGVSICSLMLCLIIEFLVWNSVVKSNISHFRHTALVNISLSLLIADCCFVSASFQGGRGSKLCLALAISMHISFLAMFFWMLCQSMMLLHQIIFLFQQLRKRIYLSFSFALGYLGPICTVIGTYMSNPDKYYSQDSCWLTYEGGMNGSIFAFVLPVGIIVIINTFTLIVVILKLLRPSVSEGDKADDKEAVKNIMKAVIILTPVFGLTWALGFLTMIFDLPETFGAKAVHYLFSVLNSFQGLLILITGCFTEKKVRDALLKRVNSVIRNWKNLECNIGPSLQGYLNKSMVYY, from the exons ATGCAGGAATATGTTGGTAGAGCAAACAGTCTCTTAGACTCTTCTTTGACAAAAACATGGAATGAATCTACTAATAAAGCTTCCACATTCCTTCAGTCTATCGAAAACTTTACAAAGCTGGCATATGCAAAAAATGACTcatttcttaaaacatttaaaaatgttcagttgGTATGCAAGCCTATACTAGCAGATGCTATAACAGAAATACAATCCTCACATGCGGCTGTCCaaatgaacattaaaataaactcccCAAATGCCACAATTTCTaccttaacatttttttctttaaattcaatTTTACCCCAAAATACAATGGAAAACTATGATGTTAACAGTGTAATTCAATCCATCACATTAGTAGATGCAGAACCACAAACAGTAGAAATGCAATTTCAATTGGACAATGAAACAAGTTCAAAGTATAAGATGATGATATGTGTTTACTGGGATTTCAAAGCAAATGATGGAAGCGGAGGATGGTCCAGTGAAGGCTGCCGATGGGACAGACATAATTCAAACTCAACCACTTCATCTTGTGTTTGTGACCACTTAACATCTTTCTCTGTGCTAATGTCAAAATACCCTATCAGTTTACCTTGGCTTGAAGAAATTGGTTATGTTGGAGTGGGTGTGTCCATTTGTTCTCTTATGCTCTGTCTCATAATTGAATTCTTAGTATGGAATTCAGTAGTTAAGTCAAACATCTCCCATTTTCGACACACAGCCCTGGTAAACATTTCTTTGTCTCTGCTTATTGCAGACTGCTGCTTTGTGTCTGCTTCTTTCCAAGGTGGCAGGGGTAGTAAACTCTGTCTAGCTCTAGCAATCTCCATGCACATTTCATTCTTAGCGATGTTTTTTTGGATGCTCTGTCAAAGCATGATGCTCCTTCACCAAATTATTTTCCTCTTTCAACAACTGAGAAAGAGAATTTACCTATCTTTTTCATTTGCTCTTGGCTACTTAGGCCCAATATGCACTGTGATTGGAACATACATGTCAAATCCTGATAAATACTATAGTCAAGACTCCTGCTGGCTAACGTATGAAGGGGGAATGAATGGATCtatttttgcttttgttctaCCTGTTGGAATCATTGTTATCATCAATACTTTTACTTTGATTGTGGTCATTTTAAAGCTGTTGAGACCTTCTGTATCAGAAGGAGATAAAGCAGATGACAAGGAAGCTGTGAAAAATATAATGAAAGCAGTTATTATCCTGACTCCAGTATTTGGATTAACATGGGCTCTGGGATTCCTTACTATGATATTTGACCTGCCTGAGACATTTGGAGCTAAAGCAGTTCACTACTTATTTTCTGTATTGAACTCATTCCAG ggcCTTCTTATTTTGATAACTGGGTGCTTTACAGAGAAAAAG GTGCGAGATGCCCTTTTGAAACGGGTGAACTCTGTG atTAGAAATTGGAAGAACCTGGAATGCAATATCGGGCCCTCTTTACAAGGATATTTAAATAAGTCaatggtttattattaa
- the LOC121316596 gene encoding adhesion G-protein coupled receptor F3-like isoform X2, with product MQEYVGRANSLLDSSLTKTWNESTNKASTFLQSIENFTKLAYAKNDSFLKTFKNVQLVCKPILADAITEIQSSHAAVQMNIKINSPNATISTLTFFSLNSILPQNTMENYDVNSVIQSITLVDAEPQTVEMQFQLDNETSSKYKMMICVYWDFKANDGSGGWSSEGCRWDRHNSNSTTSSCVCDHLTSFSVLMSKYPISLPWLEEIGYVGVGVSICSLMLCLIIEFLVWNSVVKSNISHFRHTALVNISLSLLIADCCFVSASFQGGRGSKLCLALAISMHISFLAMFFWMLCQSMMLLHQIIFLFQQLRKRIYLSFSFALGYLGPICTVIGTYMSNPDKYYSQDSCWLTYEGGMNGSIFAFVLPVGIIVIINTFTLIVVILKLLRPSVSEGDKADDKEAVKNIMKAVIILTPVFGLTWALGFLTMIFDLPETFGAKAVHYLFSVLNSFQGLLILITGCFTEKKVRDALLKRVNSVYTTQSKSETTSYLKK from the exons ATGCAGGAATATGTTGGTAGAGCAAACAGTCTCTTAGACTCTTCTTTGACAAAAACATGGAATGAATCTACTAATAAAGCTTCCACATTCCTTCAGTCTATCGAAAACTTTACAAAGCTGGCATATGCAAAAAATGACTcatttcttaaaacatttaaaaatgttcagttgGTATGCAAGCCTATACTAGCAGATGCTATAACAGAAATACAATCCTCACATGCGGCTGTCCaaatgaacattaaaataaactcccCAAATGCCACAATTTCTaccttaacatttttttctttaaattcaatTTTACCCCAAAATACAATGGAAAACTATGATGTTAACAGTGTAATTCAATCCATCACATTAGTAGATGCAGAACCACAAACAGTAGAAATGCAATTTCAATTGGACAATGAAACAAGTTCAAAGTATAAGATGATGATATGTGTTTACTGGGATTTCAAAGCAAATGATGGAAGCGGAGGATGGTCCAGTGAAGGCTGCCGATGGGACAGACATAATTCAAACTCAACCACTTCATCTTGTGTTTGTGACCACTTAACATCTTTCTCTGTGCTAATGTCAAAATACCCTATCAGTTTACCTTGGCTTGAAGAAATTGGTTATGTTGGAGTGGGTGTGTCCATTTGTTCTCTTATGCTCTGTCTCATAATTGAATTCTTAGTATGGAATTCAGTAGTTAAGTCAAACATCTCCCATTTTCGACACACAGCCCTGGTAAACATTTCTTTGTCTCTGCTTATTGCAGACTGCTGCTTTGTGTCTGCTTCTTTCCAAGGTGGCAGGGGTAGTAAACTCTGTCTAGCTCTAGCAATCTCCATGCACATTTCATTCTTAGCGATGTTTTTTTGGATGCTCTGTCAAAGCATGATGCTCCTTCACCAAATTATTTTCCTCTTTCAACAACTGAGAAAGAGAATTTACCTATCTTTTTCATTTGCTCTTGGCTACTTAGGCCCAATATGCACTGTGATTGGAACATACATGTCAAATCCTGATAAATACTATAGTCAAGACTCCTGCTGGCTAACGTATGAAGGGGGAATGAATGGATCtatttttgcttttgttctaCCTGTTGGAATCATTGTTATCATCAATACTTTTACTTTGATTGTGGTCATTTTAAAGCTGTTGAGACCTTCTGTATCAGAAGGAGATAAAGCAGATGACAAGGAAGCTGTGAAAAATATAATGAAAGCAGTTATTATCCTGACTCCAGTATTTGGATTAACATGGGCTCTGGGATTCCTTACTATGATATTTGACCTGCCTGAGACATTTGGAGCTAAAGCAGTTCACTACTTATTTTCTGTATTGAACTCATTCCAG ggcCTTCTTATTTTGATAACTGGGTGCTTTACAGAGAAAAAG GTGCGAGATGCCCTTTTGAAACGGGTGAACTCTGTG taCACTACACAGTCCAAGAGTGAAAccacaagttatttaaagaagTAA